In Oscillatoria salina IIICB1, the following are encoded in one genomic region:
- the treY gene encoding malto-oligosyltrehalose synthase, giving the protein MRIPAATYRIQFNPSFKFKDAQKIVSYLAELGISDLYASPIFKAREGSTHGYDVVDATRINPALGSQDDFDKLVVDLQKLEMGWLQDIVPNHMAYDSQNPFLMDVLENGPDSEYFDYFDIDWEHPYEDIRERVLVPLLGDFYGNCLERGEIKLSYEESGLYVNYYSLKIPLRIESYAQFLDHDLARLARKLGRNNPDYIKLLGILYIIKNLPDETEAETSEESRKARKDQASFVKGLIWELYRDNEVIKEFIHDNIEAFNGEPNNPESFNLLDHLLGEQFFRLSYWKVGAEELNYRRFFTVNELISVKVQDEKVFQQTHELISELVKAGKFTGLRVDHIDGLYDPDAYLRRLREKMGEIYIVVEKILEHGEELPLNWQVQGTSGYEFLSYVNGVFCNTNNEQQFNNIYMRLIGSLADYEQLVAEKKRLIADKNLAGDAENLANLLKRIAGKNRYGRDFTLNGLRKAILEVLVLFPVYRTYINPQGVSHRDRVYVEKTIEKAAAQNPQLVNEMELIKRFLLLEYDESLTEEDRELWLHFVMKLQQFSGPLTAKGVEDTLFYVYHRFISLNEVGSSPDKFGVTVEEFNEFNQQQFKHWRHSMNTTSTHDTKRSEDVRARLNVISEIPEEWETQIRTWMEINRSHKQINGDRVIPDSNDEYFLYQNLVGAFPLHDEEYPQFIERVKSFVVKAVREAKVHTAWLRPDTEYEEGFINFVEKIMQPAKDNEFLPKLREFQEWIANYGIFNSLGQTLLKLTAPGVPDLYQGCELWDLSLVDPDNRRPVDFELRKSYLDEIKKRAKTDIFGLVKDLMTAKKDGRIKLFLINRALGERKEHPKVFEQGDYIPLQVTGNYQNHLVAFARRYGETEIIAVVPRFLTSIVEPGKEPLGKAIWGDTTLHIPNGSQLKWRNAFTEEVIPGSDTFLVGEILQHFPVALLVSESASGSQKLGITL; this is encoded by the coding sequence GTGCGTATTCCAGCAGCAACTTATCGAATTCAATTTAACCCTAGTTTTAAGTTCAAAGACGCCCAAAAAATCGTATCTTACCTAGCCGAATTAGGCATTTCCGATCTTTATGCTTCGCCCATATTTAAAGCCAGAGAAGGAAGTACCCACGGTTACGATGTTGTCGATGCTACCCGAATAAATCCTGCTCTCGGAAGTCAAGATGATTTTGACAAATTAGTGGTAGATTTACAGAAATTAGAAATGGGATGGTTGCAGGATATCGTTCCTAACCACATGGCTTATGATAGTCAAAATCCCTTTTTAATGGATGTCTTAGAAAACGGACCCGACTCAGAATATTTCGATTATTTTGATATTGATTGGGAACATCCTTATGAAGATATTCGCGAAAGAGTTTTAGTTCCACTGCTGGGCGACTTTTATGGCAACTGTTTAGAAAGAGGGGAAATTAAACTTTCTTACGAAGAATCGGGTTTATACGTCAACTACTATAGTTTAAAAATTCCTCTAAGGATAGAATCTTATGCCCAATTTCTCGACCACGATTTAGCGAGATTAGCTAGAAAATTAGGGCGTAATAACCCAGACTACATTAAACTATTAGGGATTCTTTACATCATTAAAAATCTGCCCGACGAAACCGAAGCGGAAACTTCAGAAGAAAGCCGAAAAGCACGAAAAGACCAAGCTTCTTTTGTAAAAGGATTGATTTGGGAACTCTACCGAGATAACGAAGTAATTAAAGAATTTATTCACGATAACATTGAAGCTTTCAACGGCGAGCCAAATAATCCTGAAAGTTTTAATCTTCTCGATCATTTACTTGGAGAACAGTTCTTTCGTTTATCTTATTGGAAAGTTGGTGCCGAAGAATTAAACTATCGTCGCTTTTTTACTGTTAATGAATTAATTTCTGTCAAAGTTCAGGATGAAAAAGTATTTCAACAGACTCATGAATTAATTAGTGAATTAGTTAAAGCAGGTAAATTTACAGGTTTGAGAGTCGATCATATTGATGGATTATACGATCCCGATGCTTATTTACGGCGGCTCCGCGAAAAAATGGGAGAAATTTATATAGTAGTTGAAAAAATTCTCGAACATGGTGAAGAATTACCTTTGAATTGGCAAGTGCAAGGAACTTCTGGCTACGAATTTCTTAGCTATGTCAACGGAGTTTTTTGCAATACTAACAATGAGCAACAATTTAATAACATTTATATGAGATTAATTGGCTCTCTTGCTGATTACGAGCAGTTAGTTGCTGAGAAAAAGCGCTTAATTGCGGATAAAAATTTAGCAGGAGATGCAGAAAATCTGGCTAATTTATTGAAAAGAATTGCTGGAAAGAACCGCTATGGAAGAGATTTTACGCTTAATGGTTTGCGGAAAGCAATTCTCGAAGTTTTAGTCTTATTTCCCGTTTATCGGACTTATATTAACCCGCAAGGAGTTAGTCACCGAGATCGGGTTTATGTAGAAAAAACGATCGAGAAAGCTGCTGCACAAAATCCGCAACTTGTCAATGAGATGGAGTTAATTAAAAGGTTTCTGTTACTGGAATATGATGAATCTTTAACAGAAGAAGACCGAGAGTTGTGGCTGCACTTTGTGATGAAGTTACAGCAATTTTCTGGACCTTTAACAGCCAAAGGAGTAGAAGATACTCTTTTCTACGTTTATCACCGATTTATATCTTTAAACGAAGTTGGTAGTAGCCCAGATAAATTTGGCGTTACAGTCGAAGAATTTAACGAGTTTAACCAGCAACAATTTAAACATTGGCGACACTCGATGAATACCACTTCGACTCACGATACGAAACGTAGTGAAGATGTGAGAGCGCGATTAAATGTAATTTCCGAAATTCCTGAAGAGTGGGAAACTCAAATTCGCACCTGGATGGAAATAAATCGTTCTCACAAACAAATAAACGGCGATCGCGTAATTCCTGACTCCAACGATGAGTATTTCCTCTATCAAAATTTAGTTGGTGCTTTCCCCCTACATGACGAAGAATACCCCCAATTTATCGAACGAGTGAAAAGCTTCGTCGTCAAAGCAGTGCGAGAAGCAAAAGTTCATACAGCATGGCTGCGTCCCGATACCGAATACGAGGAAGGATTTATTAACTTTGTCGAAAAAATCATGCAGCCTGCAAAAGATAACGAATTTTTGCCCAAGCTACGCGAGTTTCAGGAATGGATAGCTAACTACGGAATCTTTAATTCTCTCGGACAAACATTGCTGAAATTAACTGCTCCAGGAGTACCAGATTTGTATCAAGGATGCGAACTTTGGGATTTAAGTTTAGTCGATCCCGACAACCGCCGCCCAGTTGATTTTGAACTAAGAAAGTCTTATTTAGACGAGATTAAAAAGCGGGCAAAAACGGATATCTTCGGCTTAGTTAAAGACTTGATGACGGCGAAGAAAGATGGACGAATCAAGCTATTTTTAATCAACCGGGCGCTAGGAGAAAGAAAAGAACATCCGAAAGTATTTGAACAAGGTGATTATATCCCCTTGCAAGTCACTGGTAACTATCAAAATCATCTAGTTGCCTTTGCCAGAAGATACGGAGAAACAGAGATTATCGCTGTTGTCCCTCGCTTTCTTACCAGCATTGTTGAACCAGGAAAAGAGCCTCTTGGTAAAGCAATTTGGGGAGATACAACCTTGCACATTCCTAACGGATCGCAATTGAAATGGCGTAACGCTTTTACTGAAGAAGTTATCCCAGGAAGCGATACTTTCTTAGTTGGTGAAATTTTGCAACA